One part of the Loxodonta africana isolate mLoxAfr1 chromosome 13, mLoxAfr1.hap2, whole genome shotgun sequence genome encodes these proteins:
- the FGA gene encoding fibrinogen alpha chain has translation MGWGPAVKANLLPYSWSAPHEPVPLSEKMFSVRIICLVLSVVGTVWTAETQGDFLEEGGGVRGPRIVERHQSACKDSDWPFCSDDDWYSKCPSGCRMKGLIDEVNQDFTNRINKLKNALFDYQKNNKDSSSLTTNIMEILRGDFANADNNDNTYSQVLEDLRSRIEVLKRKVIEQVQRIQLLQTNVRVQLVDMKRLEVDIDIKIRSCKGSCSRSLSREVNLKDYEDYQRQLEQVIAKDLLPSKDRQYLPLIKMTPVSVLTTVDFKSQLQKAPPEWRALVEKKQTRMELVRPGGHGHAPGVPSTYGPGSEHEHSQTPRPGSTGHQIPSSSGPGSSGHWKPGSSEPGSSGHWKPGSSEPGSSGHWKPGSSQPGSTGHWNPDSSEPGSTGHWNFGSSGPGSTGHWKPGSSEPGSTGHWKPGSSEPGSSGHWSSGSSEPGSSATWKPGISGPGGFRPDVSGHGNTRPTNPDWGKFEELPGSVSPGTTEEFYTGKLVTSKGGKELQTGEKVTSGSTTTTSRSCSKTVTKTVIGADGRKEVTEEVVTSKDGSDCGDPKDLDLFHSLAGRGSLDEFRHPEEGAFFSTSSTRETVSSLLPSIHKEFGSKILPGSSESDIFTKFGVPEFSSSSKTSTHSKQSLTSSTTFSKGGSTFESKAYKTVDEAGSEDLRGTHSTTRSQTKTRLARDCDDVLQTHPSGAQSGIFNIKLPGSSKIFSVYCDQETGLGGWLLIQQRMDGSLNFNRTWQDYKRGFGSLNDKGEGEFWLGNEYLHILTLRRSVLRVELEDWAGNGAYAEYHFQVGPEAEGYALHVSSYEGSAGNALVEGSAEEGPEYTSHAGMQFSTFDRDADQWEENCAEVYGGGWWYNNCQAANLNGIYYSGGSYDPRNNSPYEIENGVVWVPFKGADYSLRAVRMKIRPLVAQ, from the exons ATGGGATGGGGACCAGCAGTGAAGGCAAATCTCCTTCCTTACAGCTGGAGTGCTCCTCATGAGCCAGTCCCACTCTCAGAAAAGATGTTTTCTGTGAGGATCATCTGCCTGGTCCTGAGTGTGGTGGGCACAGTATGG ACTGCAGAAACACAAGGTGATTTTCTAGAAGAAGGAGGAGGCGTGCGGGGCCCAAGGATTGTGGAAAGACATCAGTCTGCCTGCAAAGATTCAGACTGGCCCTTCTGCTCTGATGACGACTGG TACTCCAAATGTCCATCCGGCTGTAGGATGAAAGGGTTAATTGATGAAGTCAATCAAGACTTTACAAACAGAATTAATAAGCTCAAAAATGCACTATTTGATTATCAGAAGAACAATAAGGATTCTAGTTCACTGACCACGAATATAATGGAAATTCTGAGAGGGGACTTTGCCAATGCTGATA ACAATGATAATACATATAGCCAAGTGTTAGAAGATctaagaagcagaattgaggTTCTGAAGCGCAAAGTCATAGAACAAGTACAGCGTATCCAGCTCCTGCAGACAAATGTCAGGGTCCAGCTGGTGGACATGAAACGACTGGAG GTGGACATTGATATTAAGATCCGATCTTGCAAAGGGTCATGTAGTAGGTCTTTATCTCGTGAGGTAAATCTAAAGGACTATGAAGATTACCAGAGGCAACTTGAACAAGTCATTGCCAAAGACTTACTTCCCTCTAAAGACAGGCAGTACTTACCACTGATAAAGATGACCCCGGTttcagttttgactactgtcgaTTTCAAGAGCCAGCTTCAGAAGGCCCCTCCAGAGTGGAGGGCACTAGTGGAAAAGAAGCAGACAAGAATGGAGTTAGTGAGGCCTGGTGGACATGGGCATGCCCCAGGAGTCCCTTCAACTTATGGACCAGGATCCGAACATGAACACTCCCAGACCCCTAGACCTGGCAGCACTGGGCATCAGATTCCTAGTAGCTCTGGACCTGGTAGCTCTGGACATTGGAAGCCTGGGAGCTCTGAGCCTGGTAGCTCTGGACATTGGAAGCCTGGGAGCTCTGAGCCTGGTAGCTCTGGACATTGGAAGCCTGGGAGCTCTCAGCCTGGTAGCACTGGACATTGGAATCCTGATAGCTCTGAACCTGGCAGCACTGGACACTGGAATTTTGGTAGCTCTGGACCTGGCAGCACTGGACATTGGAAACCTGGGAGCTCTGAACCTGGCAGCACTGGACATTGGAAACCTGGGAGCTCTGAACCTGGTAGCAGTGGACATTGGAGTTCTGGGAGTTCTGAACCTGGAAGTTCTGCCACTTGGAAACCTGGGATCTCTGGACCTGGAGGTTTTAGGCCAGATGTTTCAGGGCATGGGAACACCAGGCCTACCAACCCAGACTGGGGCAAATTTGAAGAGCTACCAGGAAGTGTAAGTCCAGGGACAACAGAAGAGTTCTACACAGGTAAACTAGTCACTTCTAAAGGAGGTAAAGAGCTCCAGACTGGTGAGAAGGTCACCTCTGGTAGCACAACCACCACTAGTCGTTCATGCTCGAAAACTGTTACTAAGACTGTTATAGGTGCTGATGGTCGCAAAGAAGTGACTGAAGAAGTGGTGACCTCCAAAGATGGTTCTGACTGTGGTGACCCAAAAGACTTAGACCTGTTCCATTCTTTGGCTGGCAGAGGTAGCCTGGATGAATTTAGACACCCCGAGGAAGGTGCTTTCTTCAGCACTAGCTCAACAAGAGAAACAGTCTCAAGTTTACTTCCATCTATACACAAAGAGTTTGGAAGTAAGATCCTGCCTGGGAGCTCAGAATCTGACATTTTCACAAAATTTGGAGTACCTGAGTTCTCTTCCAGTAGTAAAACGTCAACTCACAGCAAACAATCTCTAACTAGTAGCACAACTTTCAGCAAAGGAGGCTCCACATTTGAAAGCAAAGCCTATAAAACGGTAGATGAAGCCGGAAGTGAAGATCTCAGAGGAACGCATAGCACCACGAGAAGCCAAACTAAAACTCGTCTTGCCAGAG actgtgaTGATGTCCTCCAAACACATCCTTCAGGTGCCCaaagtggtattttcaatatcaAGCTACCGGGATCCAGTaagattttttctgtttattgcgATCAAGAGACCGGTTTGGGAGGATGGCTTTTGATCCAGCAAAGAATGGATGGATCACTGAATTTTAACCGGACCTGGCAAGACTACAAGAGAGGTTTCGGCAGTCTGAAtgacaagggggaaggagaattctggctaggCAATGAATACCTCCACATACTAACCCTAAGGCGCTCTGTCCTTCGAGTTGAATTAGAGGACTGGGCAGGCAATGGGGCTTATGCAGAATATCACTTTCAGGTAGGTCCCGAGGCTGAAGGCTACGCCCTTCACGTCTCCTCCTATGAGGGCAGTGCGGGGAATGCTCTGGTTGAGGGTTCTGCAGAGGAAGGGCCAGAGTACACCTCTCACGCAGGCATGCAGTTCAGCACCTTTGACAGGGACGCAGACCAGTGGGAAGAGAACTGTGCAGAAGTCTATGGAGGAGGCTGGTGGTACAACAACTGCCAAGCGGCCAATCTCAATGGCATCTACTACTCTGGGGGGTCCTACGACCCGAGGAACAACAGTCCTTATGAGATTGAGAATGGAGTGGTTTGGGTTCCCTTCAAAGGAGCAGATTATTCCCTCAGGGCTGTCCGCATGAAAATCAGGCCGCTGGTGGCCCAGTAG